In Lonchura striata isolate bLonStr1 chromosome 2, bLonStr1.mat, whole genome shotgun sequence, a single genomic region encodes these proteins:
- the LOC110479391 gene encoding fibronectin type III domain-containing protein 9 has translation MGITIQNITGNTAMVIWPKMASCVDSFYSIMYHPNWNSMLSSYSRKSFQREERVPTTRSSFVVENLTPLTTYIMCVTCQSANPSSDQCRVFNTLERDPASASSTKKELALGIWLTSSVLLLTIAAVLLYGCLHLLCRRRHERSQERNRTSKQEHEEPWTKSAAHASDELSRQSQHTQDAEEKHPGGIQLATIIENPSVCNEPIVPSSKSQERVPVTGHCSAIK, from the coding sequence ATGGGAATAACCATCCAAAACATCACAGGAAACACAGCAATGGTAATTTGGCCAAAAATGGCCAGTTGTGTCGACAgcttttacagcatcatgtacCACCCTAACTGGAACAGCATGCTGTCCAGCTACTCCAGAAAGAGCTTTCAGAGGGAAGAGAGGGTGCCCACCACTCGCTCCTCCTTTGTTGTCGAAAACCTGACTCCCCTCACAACATACATCATGTGCGTGACCTGCCAGTCCGCAAACCCCTCCAGCGACCAGTGCAGAGTTTTTAACACACTGGAACGAGACCCAGCCTCGGCGAGCAGCACCAAGAAAGAGCTGGCGCTGGGCATCTGGCTCACCAGCAGCGTCCTGCTCCTCACCATCGCCGCAGTCCTGCTCTACGGCTGCCTGCACCTGCTGTGCCGCAGGAGACACGAGCGCTCGCAAGAGCGCAACAGGACCTCCAAACAAGAGCATGAGGAGCCATGGACCAAAAGCGCGGCGCACGCCTCAGATGAGCTCAGCAGGCAGAGCCAGCACACACAGGATGCTGAGGAAAAGCATCCAGGTGGCATCCAGCTGGCCACAATCATAGAGAATCCCTCAGTGTGCAATGAGCCCATTGTGCCATCTTCTAAAAGTCAGGAGCGTGTCCCAGTAACGGGACATTGCTCTGctataaaatag